The DNA segment ATTGCATGAAGTAGCTGTGAGGTGGTGTCAGTGAGCTGACTGTACGAGTAtataacagaattttttttaagtgttataAGCACGCAAAGATTTGTCTGCTGCTCATACTCCTTGAAGGTCCCCAGGTACATCCTCTCTTTAAATTAAAACATGAAGTAATACTCTACACAGCAGGTTATTATAATGGTCTCCATGGTAACTGAGCATCAGGAGAGGCAGGTAAGACTGTTGTCGGGGAAGGTAATGGTAATACTTTCACATCTTTGTGGTAAGAAGATGGGTGTGAGACTACCAAGGCTGTTGTGGGACAGCTGCCATGGTAATAATGGAGTTGTACCACATTGAGGTGAGGGCACAGGGCTGAGGATCTGGCAGTGAGATGTGTCCATGATCACACAGGGCCGCAGCCGTCACCTCTGCAGCATCACAGCCTTTCTCTGCAAAGCCTCATATTCTCTTCCTGGCCACCTCCACGTCTTGGCACTCGACAGCTGACAGCGCTATCAGCATTTGCGCTGCATAGTAGGTGGCCATAATGATGGCGCGTGAATGGGGCACGGGGAAGCAGAACTTGTTGACAGCAATGGTGAGGTCAGACACCATGAACAACACAGCGCCCAAGCAGGCAGACAACTTGGTCCAGGTCCACAAGTCATTGGCCAGCTGCAGACCTGCGATGGCCCTCCAGCCCATGAAGCCAATCAGCACGATGTAAACAGCCACCAGGTAGGTGAAGGGGCCAGACAGGTAGGGATAGAGCAGGCTGTAGCTCAAAGTGGACACGGCTCCTATCACAAGGCCAGCGCACAGGTTAAGTGGCTTCATCCCAAACGCAGACGAGTAGAGAATGTGCGTAATGGCAAACATGAGGAGGCCTGCGGATATGAGGcatattcattacaaaatctactCACACCCATCAAAACCCCACTTTAAATCATGCAATCAAGCGGCTGAAGTGTATAAGAGAGGACTGCAGCTTATCAGCTCAGTGTGTTCAGGTCTCACCGTGGACGAAGTAGCCCTGCTCCTGCCAGATGAGGAAGGCATCGCCCAGAGCAGAAAAGATGAGGCCCGCCAGGATCTTACGTGCACTGGAATGCGCACCAAGAAAGCTGAAGCCATGTGCAAGTAAAAAGACCCAGAGGCAGAAGATGGGCAAACATTTGATTAGTGCGCTGAACCAGGAAGGACTTGATGTGGGCAGCCACAGGACGAAGTATACACAGGTCGACTTGAAAAAGGGCACCAGTTTAGGGCCTTCACTTCTGACCtggaaaaaacagaaaacaaaatgttttttggTACAAAATCCATAAAGCATTGCACTTACAATATCATTTTAATGAGACATTTTATACATTGAAGTTGAAATAAGTTAAAACATTTACATTTTCTGATAAAGACCACAAAGAACAAAAAGCATGCTTTTAGTCAAGGTGTATTTAAACATACGTCTGCAACTGTATTAAGTACTATTTAGAGGTTTTAGTTTTTGTGCCAACAGAGTATTCCTTTAGTAGAATTTGCAATGTTCACTTTGCTGTATTACTGACATTTGTGTGTGGCACAATGATTAGTCATTTCAAAATGTAATAAATATCCAAGGAAGGGTTCAAATCAACTATTGGTGTGCATCATTTAGATGCAAACTCCAGAGATGGCACGGCTACATCCAAATAAAAGTGATATCGGTGAGTCACCACATGTCCCCAAAGGACCAAAACACATGCAACTACACCTCACCTTACCAATGTGACAAACACACACCCAAGCGGACGTCACAACAAACGCATCAGTTTGCAGGTAGCTGGTTTATGAACTCAACCGCAACATGTAAACTGTGTGCAACAACAGAGTTTGTGTCTAGAAAATTTGCCAGGTTTACAGTAAATATGTCAGCATATCGTGTCCAAAAAGATCAAATAAAGGTACTACTAGGGATGCAAATTACAAGTTTCATTGTGATACAATATGATATCtataactccaaatcagaaaaagttgggacaatatgaaaaatacaaataaataaataaataataacggtacagtgatccttacatttactttgacttctatttcattgtagACAGTACAAACCCAAGATACTTCTTGCTTTGTGTGCTCAACCTTACTTCATTTGTTAATACACATCTACTGCAttcaaggcctgcaacacattccaaaaagaaAAGGGAAGGATaaggcaatttattctaaatataaggattaaattattacttttacagccgattttcttcagacaaatccaggaatgaatataggagcatttccaagtcactaaatatatcTTGGAATTCGTATTCTAATTTTCAAAAGTGTTTCTCACACTATTTAAAATGTAGGTGAGACCATAAGTAATTttcttttgagtatttaagataaaataaaaaaaacagtttgaaatttatcctttcctggtgcgcggttactgaagagataaataattggattttgaactgcatgccactaaaaaccaggaacgtcCGGGCGAGTCtcgacattggagaagaaggaggaagtgacatcagcatgaaaaccattatcttaatagccccattaatttatggattaatttatggatttttacaggataCTGCCAGCCCCGTtgccaccgagtggttcgggtcagaGCTGCAGGGTGTTTTTGGTGTCAGAACGGTTCATTCTCaacggcagaatccttttgattggcaggtggaacacttatattgacaccCACGCACGCACGATGCCTGTGGCTTCTCCATTcgacacagaggcaaaactgagtattttcatattattttattttattgttttgtggatcatgggataattttggCGCGTGCAGAGTGAGACATTATGACATTTTCTTTTTGACTTTCGGCAATACAGTCAGGAGGGAATGTGTGCTCTAAAGGGCAAAAAGTGCATATCTAAAAGTGAGTAAATATGTGATTCTACTCTGTATAGTAACCTTTGTTCAGTCTTCACAACATGGTCCCAGGTCGCTGACAGCGTGTATTAGCTGGTCTAGTCCAGCAAAAAAAGAACCCCGTTGACTTTTCCTAATAACTAAACCAGTaggagactgtgtgtgtgtgtgtacattttacAGATTACAtttcttggaaaaaaaattgcTATCAGGTACAACTCTGTCACACGCCTGTAAGCTCGAACACCAAAAGGAGGACCAGGTGCACAGTACACCATGCAATAATAAGATAAGATTAGCTTtactattttgccagagtacagaaacagtaaacaatgtttttttgttgttgatcttttttttttacaataggtACAACACATttactctgaataactctgtatagctgtgtttgttatttattcatcctacagaagggggaggaattacacagtctgattgccacaggtaggaaagacctcctgtggcattctatGTTCCACCTCGGTGTGTCTCAGTTCGTGGCTGAAGGTGGTCTGATAGGACGTCACtgcggcatgcagggggtggaaggtgttgtccaggatgctgagcagcttcctcagaatcctcctctctgacacctccaccacggactccagctcaacccccaggacagagccagctc comes from the Thalassophryne amazonica chromosome 8, fThaAma1.1, whole genome shotgun sequence genome and includes:
- the tmem86a gene encoding lysoplasmalogenase-like protein TMEM86A; its protein translation is MVSPVTVVRSEGPKLVPFFKSTCVYFVLWLPTSSPSWFSALIKCLPIFCLWVFLLAHGFSFLGAHSSARKILAGLIFSALGDAFLIWQEQGYFVHGLLMFAITHILYSSAFGMKPLNLCAGLVIGAVSTLSYSLLYPYLSGPFTYLVAVYIVLIGFMGWRAIAGLQLANDLWTWTKLSACLGAVLFMVSDLTIAVNKFCFPVPHSRAIIMATYYAAQMLIALSAVECQDVEVARKRI